The following are from one region of the Capsicum annuum cultivar UCD-10X-F1 chromosome 1, UCD10Xv1.1, whole genome shotgun sequence genome:
- the LOC107840446 gene encoding probable boron transporter 2 isoform X2, whose protein sequence is MEETFVPFRGIKNDLHGRLLCYKQDWTSGIKAGFRILAPTTYIFFASAIPVISFGEQLERNTDGILTAVQTLASTAICGIIHSIIGGQPLLILGVAEPTVIMYTFMFNFAKQRPDLGPGLFLAWTGWVCVWTAILLFLLAILGACSIINRFTRLAGELFGMLIAMLFMQQAIKGLVEEFRVPERDNPHLTEFMPSWRFANGMFALVLSFGLLLTALRSRKARSWRYGTGWLRSLIADYGVPIMVVVWTAVSYIPSESVPKGIPRRLVSPNPWSPGAYQNWTVIKDMLNVPVIYILGAFVPATMIAVLYYFDHSVASQLAQQKEFNLRKPSSFHYDLLLLGFLTLMCGLVGIPPSNGVIPQSPMHTKSLATLKHQLLRNKLVTTARKSMQKNSSLGQLYGNMQEAYQQMQTPLIYQEPSARGLKELKESTIQLASSMGHIDAPIDETVFDVEKEIDDLLPVEVKEQRVSNLLQATMVGGCVAAMPVLRMIPTSVLWGYFAYMAIESLPGNQFWERILLLFTAPSRRYKVLEDYHATFVETVPFKSIVAFTTFQTLYLLACFGITWVPIAGLLFPLLIMLLVPVRQYILSKFFKGVHLQDLDAADYEESPAVPFHLPMEGEFGSRPSHAESGEILDEMITRSRGEVKRINSPKITSSTATPIRDTKLLQSPRISEKAYSPQIGKLRGQQSPLSGGRGPFSPRTGEPKPSNLGTSPRISTPND, encoded by the exons ATGGAGGAAACATTTGTGCCATTTCGCGGAATCAAGAATGATCTTCATGGACGTCTGTTGTGCTACAAGCAAGATTGGACCAGTGGGATCAAGGCTGGCTTCAG GATCTTGGCTCCTACCACATACATATTCTTTGCCTCGGCAATTCCAGTGATTTCATTTGGGGAGCAGCTGGAGAGAAATACTg ATGGAATTCTGACTGCGGTTCAAACATTAGCATCCACTGCAATTTGTGGAATTATACACTCCATCATTGGGGGTCAACCTTTGTTGATCTTAGGAGTTGCAGAACCAACTGTAATAATGTACACATTCATGTTCAACTTTGCTAAGCAGAGACCTGATTTGGGTCCTGGTCTCTTTCTTGCTTGGACTGGTTG GGTTTGCGTCTGGACAGCAATTTTGCTCTTCTTGTTGGCAATTTTGGGAGCTTGCTCCATCATTAACAGGTTTACCCGTTTGGCTGGGGAACTGTTTGGCATGCTTATTGCGATGCTCTTCATGCAGCAAGCTATTAAA GGCTTGGTAGAAGAGTTTCGTGTTCCGGAAAGAGATAATCCTCATCTAACCGAGTTCATGCCTTCATGGAGATTTGCTAATGGAATGTTCGCGCTGGTTCTCTCATTTGGCCTACTGCTAACTGCTTTGAGAAGCCGAAAAGCAAGATCATGGCGATATGGAACAG GTTGGCTTCGTAGTCTGATTGCAGACTACGGTGTGCCAATTATGGTTGTAGTCTGGACAGCAGTTTCCTATATACCATCTGAAAGTGTACCAAAAGGAATTCCAAGACGCCTTGTCAGCCCAAATCCATGGTCACCTGGTGCTTATCAGAATTGGACTGTTATCAAG GACATGCTAAATGTTCCAGTTATCTACATACTTGGAGCTTTCGTTCCTGCAACTATGATTGCTGTGCTTTACTATTTTGACCACAGTGTAGCCTCCCAATTGGCTCAGCAGAAAGAGTTTAATCTTAGAAAGCCATCCTCTTTCCATTATGACTTGCTTCTTTTGGGGTTCTTG ACACTAATGTGCGGCCTGGTTGGTATCCCTCCATCAAATGGTGTGATCCCACAATCCCCAATGCATACAAAAAGTCTGGCTACTCTTAAACACCAG CTGCTTCGTAACAAACTAGTCACAACAGCACGCAAAAGTATGCAGAAAAATTCAAGCTTAGGACAACTATACGGGAATATGCAGGAAGCGTATCAACAGATGCAAACTCCTCTGATCTACCAGGAACCATCAGCTAGA GGCCTGAAGGAGTTAAAAGAATCTACAATTCAGTTAGCATCAAGCATGGGACACATTGATGCTCCAATAGACGAAACAGTTTTTGACGTTGAGAAAGAAATTGATGATTTGTTGCCTGTTGAAGTGAAAGAACAGCGTGTCAGCAACTTGCTTCAAGCCACCATGGTTGGTGGATGTGTTGCTGCCATGCCAGTGCTCAGAATGATTCCAACCTCCGTGCTATGGGGCTATTTCGCATACATGGCCATTGAAAGTCTGCCAGGCAATCAATTTTGGGAGAGAATATTACTGCTATTCACTGCACCAAGCAGAAGATACAA AGTTCTAGAGGACTATCATGCCACATTTGTAGAGACTGTTCCTTTCAAGAGCATAGTGGCATTCACAACATTCCAAACACTCTACTTGCTTGCTTGCTTTGGCATTACATGGGTTCCAATCGCGGGACTCCTTTTCCCTCTCTTGATCATGCTTTTGGTTCCTGTTAGACAATACATATTGTCAAAGTTTTTCAAAGGGGTACATCTTCAAGATTTGGATGCAGCAGATTATGAGGAATCACCCGCCGTTCCATTCCATCTTCCTATG GAGGGTGAATTTGGCTCAAGACCTTCCCATGCAGAAAGCGGGGAGATTTTAGATGAGATGATCACTAGAAGCAGGGGTGAGGTCAAGCGCATTAACAGTCCTAAGATCACAAGTTCAACAGCAACTCCAATAAGAGATACCAAGCTCCTTCAGAGCCCGCGCATATCAGAAAAAGCATACAGTCCACAGATTGGCAAACTGAGAGGCCAACAAAGTCCCCTCTCTGGCGGAAGAGGGCCGTTCAGTCCAAGGACCGGAGAACCAAAGCCATCCAATTTGGGTACAAGTCCTCGGATATCAACTCCTAACGACTAA
- the LOC107840446 gene encoding probable boron transporter 2 isoform X1, giving the protein MEETFVPFRGIKNDLHGRLLCYKQDWTSGIKAGFRILAPTTYIFFASAIPVISFGEQLERNTDGILTAVQTLASTAICGIIHSIIGGQPLLILGVAEPTVIMYTFMFNFAKQRPDLGPGLFLAWTGWVCVWTAILLFLLAILGACSIINRFTRLAGELFGMLIAMLFMQQAIKGLVEEFRVPERDNPHLTEFMPSWRFANGMFALVLSFGLLLTALRSRKARSWRYGTGWLRSLIADYGVPIMVVVWTAVSYIPSESVPKGIPRRLVSPNPWSPGAYQNWTVIKDMLNVPVIYILGAFVPATMIAVLYYFDHSVASQLAQQKEFNLRKPSSFHYDLLLLGFLTLMCGLVGIPPSNGVIPQSPMHTKSLATLKHQLLRNKLVTTARKSMQKNSSLGQLYGNMQEAYQQMQTPLIYQEPSARQGLKELKESTIQLASSMGHIDAPIDETVFDVEKEIDDLLPVEVKEQRVSNLLQATMVGGCVAAMPVLRMIPTSVLWGYFAYMAIESLPGNQFWERILLLFTAPSRRYKVLEDYHATFVETVPFKSIVAFTTFQTLYLLACFGITWVPIAGLLFPLLIMLLVPVRQYILSKFFKGVHLQDLDAADYEESPAVPFHLPMEGEFGSRPSHAESGEILDEMITRSRGEVKRINSPKITSSTATPIRDTKLLQSPRISEKAYSPQIGKLRGQQSPLSGGRGPFSPRTGEPKPSNLGTSPRISTPND; this is encoded by the exons ATGGAGGAAACATTTGTGCCATTTCGCGGAATCAAGAATGATCTTCATGGACGTCTGTTGTGCTACAAGCAAGATTGGACCAGTGGGATCAAGGCTGGCTTCAG GATCTTGGCTCCTACCACATACATATTCTTTGCCTCGGCAATTCCAGTGATTTCATTTGGGGAGCAGCTGGAGAGAAATACTg ATGGAATTCTGACTGCGGTTCAAACATTAGCATCCACTGCAATTTGTGGAATTATACACTCCATCATTGGGGGTCAACCTTTGTTGATCTTAGGAGTTGCAGAACCAACTGTAATAATGTACACATTCATGTTCAACTTTGCTAAGCAGAGACCTGATTTGGGTCCTGGTCTCTTTCTTGCTTGGACTGGTTG GGTTTGCGTCTGGACAGCAATTTTGCTCTTCTTGTTGGCAATTTTGGGAGCTTGCTCCATCATTAACAGGTTTACCCGTTTGGCTGGGGAACTGTTTGGCATGCTTATTGCGATGCTCTTCATGCAGCAAGCTATTAAA GGCTTGGTAGAAGAGTTTCGTGTTCCGGAAAGAGATAATCCTCATCTAACCGAGTTCATGCCTTCATGGAGATTTGCTAATGGAATGTTCGCGCTGGTTCTCTCATTTGGCCTACTGCTAACTGCTTTGAGAAGCCGAAAAGCAAGATCATGGCGATATGGAACAG GTTGGCTTCGTAGTCTGATTGCAGACTACGGTGTGCCAATTATGGTTGTAGTCTGGACAGCAGTTTCCTATATACCATCTGAAAGTGTACCAAAAGGAATTCCAAGACGCCTTGTCAGCCCAAATCCATGGTCACCTGGTGCTTATCAGAATTGGACTGTTATCAAG GACATGCTAAATGTTCCAGTTATCTACATACTTGGAGCTTTCGTTCCTGCAACTATGATTGCTGTGCTTTACTATTTTGACCACAGTGTAGCCTCCCAATTGGCTCAGCAGAAAGAGTTTAATCTTAGAAAGCCATCCTCTTTCCATTATGACTTGCTTCTTTTGGGGTTCTTG ACACTAATGTGCGGCCTGGTTGGTATCCCTCCATCAAATGGTGTGATCCCACAATCCCCAATGCATACAAAAAGTCTGGCTACTCTTAAACACCAG CTGCTTCGTAACAAACTAGTCACAACAGCACGCAAAAGTATGCAGAAAAATTCAAGCTTAGGACAACTATACGGGAATATGCAGGAAGCGTATCAACAGATGCAAACTCCTCTGATCTACCAGGAACCATCAGCTAGA CAGGGCCTGAAGGAGTTAAAAGAATCTACAATTCAGTTAGCATCAAGCATGGGACACATTGATGCTCCAATAGACGAAACAGTTTTTGACGTTGAGAAAGAAATTGATGATTTGTTGCCTGTTGAAGTGAAAGAACAGCGTGTCAGCAACTTGCTTCAAGCCACCATGGTTGGTGGATGTGTTGCTGCCATGCCAGTGCTCAGAATGATTCCAACCTCCGTGCTATGGGGCTATTTCGCATACATGGCCATTGAAAGTCTGCCAGGCAATCAATTTTGGGAGAGAATATTACTGCTATTCACTGCACCAAGCAGAAGATACAA AGTTCTAGAGGACTATCATGCCACATTTGTAGAGACTGTTCCTTTCAAGAGCATAGTGGCATTCACAACATTCCAAACACTCTACTTGCTTGCTTGCTTTGGCATTACATGGGTTCCAATCGCGGGACTCCTTTTCCCTCTCTTGATCATGCTTTTGGTTCCTGTTAGACAATACATATTGTCAAAGTTTTTCAAAGGGGTACATCTTCAAGATTTGGATGCAGCAGATTATGAGGAATCACCCGCCGTTCCATTCCATCTTCCTATG GAGGGTGAATTTGGCTCAAGACCTTCCCATGCAGAAAGCGGGGAGATTTTAGATGAGATGATCACTAGAAGCAGGGGTGAGGTCAAGCGCATTAACAGTCCTAAGATCACAAGTTCAACAGCAACTCCAATAAGAGATACCAAGCTCCTTCAGAGCCCGCGCATATCAGAAAAAGCATACAGTCCACAGATTGGCAAACTGAGAGGCCAACAAAGTCCCCTCTCTGGCGGAAGAGGGCCGTTCAGTCCAAGGACCGGAGAACCAAAGCCATCCAATTTGGGTACAAGTCCTCGGATATCAACTCCTAACGACTAA